From the Phycisphaerae bacterium genome, one window contains:
- a CDS encoding lactate racemase domain-containing protein, whose product MLFCGKGNPQINLSADDLKAGLFSALKKLGSRKKVLVIGPDITRMYSRAGELTYMSYQYYGDRLTDILPALGTHVPMTEEEIKKMYGQTPVSLFRNHNWRTDIVTLGQVPGDFVKKVTDGKLDYDWPAQVNRLLVEGGFDLILSIGQVVPHEVAGMANYNKNIFVGTGGQEGINRSHFIGAVCNMEKIMGRADNPVRKVLNYASEHFAKHLPIVYVQTVLAPDENRKMQTRGLFIGDDIECFNKACELCLKVNFTMLDEPIKKAVVYLDPHEYKSTWLGNKSIYRTRMAMADNGRLIVLAPGVAEFGEDRQIDTLIRKYGYVGTEKVLKFVKENDDLKANLSAAAHLIHGSSEGRFKITYCPGKLTRKEIESVNFEYGDLSEMRDLYNPDNLQNGINTMPDGEEIFFISNPGLGLWAYKNRFSR is encoded by the coding sequence ATGCTGTTTTGCGGCAAAGGAAATCCACAAATAAACTTGAGTGCCGACGACCTGAAAGCCGGTCTGTTTTCAGCACTTAAAAAGCTCGGCAGCCGTAAAAAAGTTCTCGTTATCGGCCCCGACATTACACGAATGTATTCGCGGGCGGGCGAGCTTACCTATATGTCGTACCAGTATTACGGCGACAGGCTGACCGATATTCTGCCTGCACTGGGAACGCACGTTCCGATGACCGAAGAAGAAATAAAAAAAATGTACGGCCAGACGCCGGTAAGTCTTTTCAGGAATCATAACTGGCGGACGGACATTGTTACGCTCGGGCAGGTGCCCGGCGATTTCGTAAAAAAAGTAACCGACGGCAAACTGGATTATGACTGGCCCGCGCAAGTGAACAGGCTGCTTGTCGAAGGCGGCTTTGATTTGATTCTGTCAATCGGCCAGGTTGTGCCGCACGAGGTCGCGGGTATGGCCAACTACAACAAAAATATTTTCGTCGGAACAGGCGGGCAGGAAGGCATAAACAGAAGTCATTTCATCGGCGCCGTCTGCAATATGGAAAAAATTATGGGCAGGGCGGATAATCCTGTTCGCAAGGTTTTGAATTATGCATCGGAGCATTTCGCCAAACACCTGCCGATAGTTTATGTTCAGACAGTACTTGCACCGGATGAAAACAGAAAGATGCAGACAAGGGGACTTTTCATCGGTGACGATATCGAGTGTTTCAACAAGGCCTGCGAGCTTTGTCTGAAGGTTAATTTTACCATGCTCGATGAGCCTATAAAGAAAGCGGTTGTATATCTCGACCCGCACGAATATAAAAGCACCTGGCTTGGAAACAAAAGCATTTATCGAACGAGAATGGCAATGGCTGATAATGGCCGCCTGATTGTTTTGGCGCCGGGAGTCGCGGAATTCGGCGAAGACAGGCAGATAGATACGCTTATCAGAAAATACGGCTATGTCGGCACGGAAAAAGTGCTTAAATTTGTCAAGGAAAATGATGATTTAAAAGCGAATCTAAGCGCAGCCGCTCATCTTATTCACGGTTCGAGCGAAGGCAGATTCAAAATAACTTATTGCCCGGGAAAATTAACGAGGAAGGAAATCGAATCGGTTAATTTCGAATACGGCGACCTTTCCGAAATGAGGGACCTTTATAATCCCGACAATCTTCAAAATGGTATAAATACTATGCCGGATGGAGAAGAAATATTTTTCATTTCCAATCCGGGTCTGGGCCTTTGGGCGTATAAAAACAGATTTAGTCGATAA
- a CDS encoding sugar kinase, protein MPKTETHKYALLVPTSMGIRLTPVNSQPFHCSDTFKMQATSAESNVASVSSYLGMPVKILTAFVKGSPVSHFIKDNLNSRRMDFEGREFGQGGPWGYRHQINMADSGWGTRGPRVHNDRAGEVGRELSAEDFDFERIFAKEGAKIVHLSGLIAALSPKTSKFCLDIARIAKKNGSLISFDLNHRASFWKDREKELSEIFAEIASLSDILIGNEEDFQLCLGVEGPQTGGKGLEDKIDGFKEMISRVQKAYPNATYFGTTLREVISANSHMWGALVTDKKNWEIIKPRQIGVLDRIGGGDGFVGGLLYGILRGWDVTKCARFGWATGALAATMLTDYAQPADEEQVWSIWEGNARVKR, encoded by the coding sequence ATGCCAAAAACAGAAACGCATAAATATGCTTTACTCGTTCCGACCAGTATGGGTATTCGGTTAACTCCTGTTAATTCTCAGCCTTTTCATTGCAGCGATACCTTTAAAATGCAGGCAACCAGCGCAGAAAGTAATGTAGCGTCTGTTTCTTCGTATCTTGGTATGCCGGTCAAAATTTTGACGGCATTTGTTAAAGGCAGTCCTGTTTCGCATTTTATAAAGGACAATCTAAATAGTCGTCGAATGGATTTTGAAGGCCGTGAATTTGGGCAGGGCGGCCCGTGGGGTTATCGCCATCAAATTAATATGGCTGACAGCGGCTGGGGTACACGCGGGCCGAGAGTTCATAATGACCGGGCTGGTGAAGTTGGAAGAGAACTTAGCGCCGAAGATTTTGATTTTGAGAGAATTTTTGCAAAGGAAGGTGCAAAGATTGTACATCTTTCCGGTTTAATTGCCGCGTTGTCGCCGAAGACGAGTAAATTTTGTCTTGATATTGCGAGAATTGCCAAGAAAAATGGTTCGTTAATATCATTTGACCTCAATCATAGAGCAAGTTTCTGGAAGGATAGAGAAAAAGAGCTTTCAGAAATATTTGCTGAAATTGCATCCCTCAGCGATATACTGATTGGTAATGAAGAAGATTTTCAGTTATGTCTCGGCGTAGAAGGTCCCCAGACCGGCGGCAAAGGGCTTGAAGATAAAATAGACGGCTTTAAAGAGATGATTAGCAGGGTGCAAAAGGCTTATCCGAATGCTACTTATTTTGGAACAACGCTTCGTGAGGTTATCTCGGCCAATAGTCATATGTGGGGTGCACTGGTGACAGACAAAAAGAATTGGGAAATTATTAAGCCGCGTCAGATAGGTGTTCTTGACCGTATTGGCGGCGGTGATGGTTTTGTCGGCGGTTTGCTTTACGGCATACTCAGGGGCTGGGATGTGACAAAATGTGCCAGGTTCGGCTGGGCAACAGGAGCTCTTGCAGCTACGATGCTTACCGACTATGCCCAGCCTGCTGACGAAGAACAGGTGTGGAGTATATGGGAAGGTAACGCAAGAGTTAAGCGATAA